A single window of Micrococcaceae bacterium Sec5.1 DNA harbors:
- a CDS encoding multidrug effflux MFS transporter, which yields MIVTNPIAPGDSLSRREKLVYIVLLGALTALGPFTVDLYLPAFPALEESFGVSATAIQLTLTGTTVGFGLGQLVVGPFSDKFGRRLPLILATALHIGSSLGAALAPDIGFLSLFRVLMGIGAAGGGVVAMAMVRDLFHGYSMVRMFSRMSLVNGLAPILAPIIGSQLLLVFPWPGIFYFLACYGTLVILAAIFFIRETLPAERRGKSAVTVRQRYKTVLTDRIFVGMLMVGSLNFGGLFAYLSASTFLFQNIYEFSPQEYGLLFGVNSLGIVAGVQISSRLIRRVAPQWIVAGATVFMLLMAALIIVLDLLHLGLWGILIPLWFYICATGFLFPCVQVLSLANHGAQAGTAASLLGAAQFMMAGIVPPVVGWLGVDSAVPMGAVQAVCITGAIAALWLVVRPRTVPSIH from the coding sequence ATGATCGTGACCAATCCCATTGCTCCGGGCGATTCTCTGAGCCGACGCGAAAAGCTTGTCTACATTGTCCTTCTCGGTGCCCTGACCGCTTTGGGGCCCTTTACGGTGGATCTCTACCTTCCTGCGTTCCCTGCGCTGGAGGAGAGTTTTGGCGTTTCAGCCACGGCTATCCAGCTGACACTGACCGGCACCACCGTCGGGTTTGGCCTTGGGCAGCTGGTGGTTGGTCCCTTCAGCGACAAGTTTGGCCGTCGCCTGCCCTTGATCCTCGCCACTGCCCTTCATATCGGATCATCGTTGGGCGCTGCTTTGGCTCCGGACATTGGGTTCCTGTCCCTCTTCCGCGTGCTCATGGGTATCGGTGCCGCCGGTGGCGGCGTCGTCGCAATGGCCATGGTTCGGGACCTGTTCCACGGCTACTCGATGGTCCGCATGTTCTCCCGGATGTCCTTAGTCAACGGGCTTGCCCCGATCCTTGCCCCTATCATCGGTTCCCAGTTGCTGCTGGTGTTCCCGTGGCCCGGTATCTTCTACTTCCTGGCCTGCTACGGCACGTTGGTGATATTGGCCGCGATCTTCTTCATTCGCGAAACCCTGCCGGCGGAACGCCGCGGGAAGTCCGCAGTCACAGTGCGGCAGCGGTACAAGACGGTGCTGACGGACCGGATCTTCGTGGGCATGTTAATGGTAGGCAGCCTTAACTTCGGTGGTTTGTTCGCTTACCTGTCGGCCTCCACTTTCCTGTTCCAGAACATTTACGAATTCTCTCCCCAGGAATACGGCCTCCTCTTCGGCGTCAATTCGCTGGGCATCGTGGCTGGCGTCCAGATCAGCTCAAGGTTGATCCGACGCGTGGCCCCGCAGTGGATCGTGGCCGGAGCCACGGTGTTCATGCTGCTGATGGCGGCCCTGATTATCGTGCTCGATCTCCTGCACCTAGGTCTCTGGGGCATCCTGATCCCTCTGTGGTTCTACATTTGCGCTACAGGCTTCCTGTTCCCTTGCGTCCAGGTCCTCTCCTTGGCGAACCATGGAGCCCAAGCGGGGACGGCGGCATCGCTCCTCGGGGCGGCGCAATTCATGATGGCGGGCATTGTCCCCCCTGTGGTCGGCTGGCTCGGTGTCGATTCAGCGGTACCCATGGGCGCGGTCCAGGCGGTCTGCATCACCGGAGCCATCGCCGCGCTGTGGCTCGTGGTCCGGCCGCGGACGGTCCCTTCAATCCACTAG
- a CDS encoding phage holin family protein — MSGRHTGRTSTRPAIRTLPKTLKLVARLAPRQLNDEIALAKVELKRKATQVGVAGAFFGVALVFMSLLVIALVVAAILGLATIMPGWLAALIVAAVFLIIVALGALIGVAKFKKAMPLIPEDTIRGLKHDLGIAKEGSAFDESILDPNSPAAKAAKAAKEAAAEKAKAEKAAKEAAKEADAVKAPTEAELRLRLDKRREHLTGVRDELGEQLDVKKQGQALLGTATVKLQEGKDFASAKFADLGEAVPEDLTGRLASRWKDLVAFAAAAAVFVVALRKLLKK, encoded by the coding sequence ATGAGTGGACGTCACACCGGCCGGACCAGCACGAGACCAGCCATCCGTACTTTGCCGAAGACCCTCAAGCTCGTTGCCCGTTTGGCTCCCAGGCAACTCAACGATGAGATCGCACTTGCCAAGGTCGAACTCAAGCGCAAGGCCACCCAGGTTGGGGTGGCCGGTGCGTTCTTTGGCGTGGCCCTTGTTTTCATGTCGCTCCTTGTGATCGCGCTGGTGGTGGCCGCGATTCTCGGGTTGGCTACCATCATGCCTGGCTGGCTTGCGGCATTGATCGTCGCAGCAGTCTTTCTCATCATCGTCGCGCTCGGAGCCTTGATCGGCGTCGCCAAGTTCAAGAAGGCCATGCCGTTGATCCCTGAGGACACCATCCGTGGACTCAAGCACGATCTGGGAATTGCGAAGGAAGGCTCGGCCTTCGACGAATCGATCCTCGATCCCAATTCGCCCGCTGCCAAGGCGGCGAAGGCCGCGAAGGAAGCTGCCGCTGAAAAGGCGAAGGCAGAAAAGGCCGCAAAGGAAGCAGCCAAGGAAGCGGACGCCGTCAAGGCACCCACCGAAGCAGAACTCCGCCTGCGCCTGGACAAGCGACGCGAACACCTCACGGGCGTGCGCGATGAACTTGGCGAGCAGTTGGACGTCAAGAAGCAGGGCCAGGCTTTGCTGGGCACGGCCACAGTGAAACTCCAGGAGGGAAAGGACTTTGCTTCAGCGAAGTTCGCTGACCTTGGGGAGGCGGTCCCTGAGGACCTCACAGGACGACTTGCTTCCCGATGGAAGGACCTTGTGGCTTTCGCCGCCGCTGCTGCAGTCTTCGTGGTTGCCCTGCGGAAGCTGCTGAAGAAGTAG